In Sphingobacterium thalpophilum, a genomic segment contains:
- a CDS encoding DUF493 domain-containing protein yields MADYKNINIQDIPDGGDNPKDFYETFKERLEDLETFPKDYTYKFILPKDQDHFNQIQSVFDDTGAQFDFKDSKTGKYTSITVNLNVKDADQVIYYYKEVAKIKGVIML; encoded by the coding sequence ATGGCAGATTACAAAAACATCAATATACAAGATATCCCTGACGGAGGTGATAATCCAAAAGACTTCTATGAAACTTTCAAAGAGCGCTTAGAAGACTTAGAAACATTTCCAAAGGACTATACGTATAAATTTATCTTACCAAAAGATCAGGACCACTTCAATCAGATCCAGAGCGTATTTGATGACACAGGTGCTCAGTTTGACTTCAAGGACTCCAAAACAGGTAAGTATACTTCAATTACGGTAAACTTGAACGTAAAAGACGCCGATCAGGTCATCTACTACTACAAAGAAGTAGCGAAGATAAAAGGTGTTATCATGTTATAA